In the Leptospira selangorensis genome, one interval contains:
- a CDS encoding DUF3015 family protein, which produces MKRILAVSLFFALVASPLYVASAKHGAAGCGLGSIVITENKKVHQVIAATVNGTLGNQTFGISTGTLGCETSGFTQKQAEQQIFVHMNFQSLEQEFAKGSGEKMEAFASLMGCSDMGTFGKVGKEKFSALFDQNTPDSFLEKMRFEVANNSALVGSCKI; this is translated from the coding sequence ATGAAAAGAATATTAGCAGTATCTCTATTTTTCGCTTTAGTAGCTTCTCCACTTTACGTAGCTTCCGCTAAACACGGCGCTGCAGGATGTGGTCTTGGTTCTATCGTAATCACTGAAAACAAAAAAGTTCACCAAGTGATTGCAGCAACAGTAAACGGAACTCTTGGAAACCAAACATTCGGAATTTCCACAGGAACTTTGGGATGTGAGACCAGCGGCTTTACTCAAAAGCAAGCTGAGCAACAGATCTTTGTTCACATGAACTTCCAATCTTTGGAGCAAGAATTTGCAAAAGGTTCCGGTGAAAAAATGGAAGCTTTCGCTTCTTTGATGGGTTGTTCCGATATGGGAACTTTCGGAAAAGTAGGAAAAGAAAAATTTTCCGCACTTTTCGACCAAAACACTCCGGATTCCTTTTTGGAAAAAATGAGATTCGAAGTAGCAAACAACTCCGCTTTAGTCGGAAGTTGCAAAATCTGA
- a CDS encoding DUF3015 family protein, with translation MKKELLSIGLVGLLCLSSGISVTAADYGVAGCGLGSLIFKENKGGHQLLAATTNGVVSGNQTFGITTGTLGCATDGLVHKEKVQEVFVSLNFNSLEVEMAKGKGEKLEALSGLLGCSTNGTAQLGEYTKSNFDVLYTQETTPSSLLSAVKDGIRKDAALSKSCKI, from the coding sequence ATGAAAAAGGAACTTCTATCGATAGGATTAGTCGGTTTACTCTGCTTATCCTCGGGAATTTCAGTCACTGCCGCAGACTATGGTGTAGCTGGTTGCGGGCTTGGATCTTTGATTTTTAAGGAAAATAAAGGCGGCCACCAACTTTTAGCGGCTACCACAAACGGCGTTGTCTCAGGTAACCAAACTTTCGGGATCACTACTGGAACTTTGGGATGTGCTACCGATGGATTAGTCCATAAAGAAAAAGTACAAGAAGTATTCGTTTCCCTTAATTTCAATTCTTTGGAAGTTGAAATGGCAAAAGGAAAAGGAGAAAAATTAGAAGCACTTTCAGGACTTCTAGGCTGCTCCACAAACGGAACCGCACAATTGGGAGAATACACTAAGTCCAATTTCGACGTATTGTATACCCAAGAAACCACTCCTTCTTCTTTACTCAGCGCAGTAAAAGACGGGATCAGAAAAGACGCAGCACTCTCTAAGAGCTGCAAAATTTAA
- a CDS encoding TRL domain-containing protein encodes MRKIMLLAAALVLVSVTNCVPFVYGSLYTNVTDNATIFNRDNSQKDGIGEKSGEACASSVLMLIATGDAGIKAAAKKGGIKVVKSIDFNRSNVLGSVYVSNCTIAYGD; translated from the coding sequence ATGAGAAAAATCATGTTATTAGCTGCTGCGTTAGTATTGGTTTCCGTAACCAATTGTGTTCCTTTCGTTTACGGATCTCTTTACACTAACGTAACCGACAACGCGACCATCTTCAACAGAGACAACTCTCAAAAAGATGGAATCGGTGAAAAATCAGGAGAAGCTTGTGCATCTTCCGTTTTAATGCTGATCGCAACCGGTGACGCAGGTATTAAAGCTGCTGCTAAAAAAGGTGGGATCAAAGTGGTTAAATCCATCGATTTCAACAGATCTAACGTTCTTGGATCCGTTTACGTTTCCAACTGTACGATAGCTTACGGAGATTGA